A portion of the Salminus brasiliensis chromosome 9, fSalBra1.hap2, whole genome shotgun sequence genome contains these proteins:
- the LOC140562832 gene encoding E3 ubiquitin-protein ligase TRIM39-like isoform X1, whose amino-acid sequence MASSSSLLSEDQLLCSICLDVFTDPVSTPCGHNFCMVCLRECWDSSLHCQCPVCRTAFSTKPELRVNTFVSGLAAQFKNSEVLCDSCSEEKMEAVKSCLDCGVSYCNTHLMPHQTAAKLKKHKLMDPVENLEDYICHKHDRPLEVFCRDDQVCVCKSCCETYHMTHKTVLIEEEIAVKKTQLGKKQAKVQQLIQDRRQKIKEIQLSVDLKKKSTEKEKADSMEVFRALLRCIERSQAELLEVMEEKQKAAERQAEEFIKELEQEITELKRRDTELEQLSHTEDHLHLLQIYPSLCRPPHTKNWTDVSVGPHLSVESLRKSLSRLQEALNEELLQTELKRIQQHTVDVTLAADTANPYLVLSNDGKQVTCGDRERNVSDNPERFDRCPCVLGQEGFSSGRCYYEVQVRGKTDWDLGVIRQSSHRKGMITASPKDGYWMVFLRNGTEYATVDSSLVRLSLKQAPQKVGVFVDYEEGLVSFYDVGTRSHIYSFTGQSFTEKLYPLFSPYLSYGGRNSAPLIITPVQL is encoded by the exons ATGGCTTCCTCCAGCAGTCTCCTGTCTGAAGATCAGCTCCTGTGCTCGATCTGTCTGGATGTGTTCACTGATCCAGTCTCTACTCCATGTGGACACAACTTCTGCATGGTGTGTCTCAGAGAGTGCTGGGACAGCAGCTTACACTGCCAGTGTCCAGTCTGTAGGACAGCATTCTCCACAAAACCTGAGCTCCGTGTGAACACGTTCGTCTCTGGACTGGCTGCTCAGTTTAAAAACTCAGAA GTGCTGTGTGACTCCTGCAGTGAGGAGAAGATGGAGGCTGTGAAGTCCTGTCTGGACTGTGGGGTCTCTTACTGTAACACTCATCTGATGCCTCATCAAACTGCAGCTAAACTCAAGAAACACAAGCTGATGGATCCTGTGGAGAACCTGGAGGACTACATCTGCCATAAACATGACAGACCCCTGGAGGTGTTCTGTAGAGAtgaccaggtgtgtgtgtgtaagtcctGCTGTGAGACATACCACATGACTCACAAAACAGTGCTGATAGAAGAGGAGATTGCAGTAAAGAAG ACTCAGCTGGGGAAGAAACAGGCAAAAGTTCAGCAGTTGATCCAGGACAGACGTCAGAAGATTAAGGAAATCCAACTTTCTGTAGACCTCAAAAAA AAAAgcacagagaaggagaaagcaGACAGTATGGAGGTCTTTAGAGCTCTGCTGCGCTGCATTGAGAGAAGCCAGGCTGAGCTGCTGGAGGTGATGGAGGAGAAGCAGAAAGCAGCAGAGAGGCAGGCTGAAGAGTTCATTAAAGAGCTGGAGCAGGAAATCACTGAGCTAAAGAGGAGAGACACTGAGCTGGAGCAGCTCTCCCACACTGaggaccacctccacctcctacaG ATTTACCCGTCCCTCTGCAGACCCCCACACACCAAGAACTGGACTGACGTCAGTGTTGGCCCTCATCTGAGTGTGGAGAGTCTGAGGAAATCACTGTCTCGGCTTCAGGAAGCTCTTAATGAGGAG CTTCTCCAAACAGAACTGAAGAGGATTCAGCAACATacag TGGACGTGACTTTGGCTGCTGATACAGCAAATCCCTACCTGGTCCTGTCAAACGACGGTAAACAGGTCACCTGTGGAGACAGAGAACGGAACGTCTCTGACAACCCAGAGAGGTTTGATCGTTGTCCCTGTGTGCTGGGACAGGAGGGGTTCTCCTCCGGAAGATGTTACTATGAGGTGCAGGTCAGAGGGAAGACTGACTGGGATTTAGGAGTGATTAGACAGTCCAGTCACAGGAAAGGGATGATTACCGCCAGCCCTAAGGACGGTTACTGGATGGTGTTTTTGAGAAATGGGACTGAATACGCTACTGTGGACTCTTCCTTAGTCCGTCTCTCCTTGAAGCAGGCTCCCCAGAAGGTGGGGGTGTTTGTGGATTATGAAGAGGGTCTGGTCTCCTTCTATGATGTTGGGACAAGGTCTCATATCTACTCTTTCACTGGTcagtctttcactgagaaactctATCCATTATTCAGCCCTTATCTCAGTTATGGAGGTAGAAACTCAGCTCCACTGATCATCACACCTGTTCAACTTTAG
- the LOC140562832 gene encoding E3 ubiquitin-protein ligase TRIM39-like isoform X2 yields MASSSSLLSEDQLLCSICLDVFTDPVSTPCGHNFCMVCLRECWDSSLHCQCPVCRTAFSTKPELRVNTFVSGLAAQFKNSEKEKADSMEVFRALLRCIERSQAELLEVMEEKQKAAERQAEEFIKELEQEITELKRRDTELEQLSHTEDHLHLLQIYPSLCRPPHTKNWTDVSVGPHLSVESLRKSLSRLQEALNEEMEKAVVIELKRIQQHTVDVTLAADTANPYLVLSNDGKQVTCGDRERNVSDNPERFDRCPCVLGQEGFSSGRCYYEVQVRGKTDWDLGVIRQSSHRKGMITASPKDGYWMVFLRNGTEYATVDSSLVRLSLKQAPQKVGVFVDYEEGLVSFYDVGTRSHIYSFTGQSFTEKLYPLFSPYLSYGGRNSAPLIITPVQL; encoded by the exons ATGGCTTCCTCCAGCAGTCTCCTGTCTGAAGATCAGCTCCTGTGCTCGATCTGTCTGGATGTGTTCACTGATCCAGTCTCTACTCCATGTGGACACAACTTCTGCATGGTGTGTCTCAGAGAGTGCTGGGACAGCAGCTTACACTGCCAGTGTCCAGTCTGTAGGACAGCATTCTCCACAAAACCTGAGCTCCGTGTGAACACGTTCGTCTCTGGACTGGCTGCTCAGTTTAAAAACTCAGAA aaggagaaagcaGACAGTATGGAGGTCTTTAGAGCTCTGCTGCGCTGCATTGAGAGAAGCCAGGCTGAGCTGCTGGAGGTGATGGAGGAGAAGCAGAAAGCAGCAGAGAGGCAGGCTGAAGAGTTCATTAAAGAGCTGGAGCAGGAAATCACTGAGCTAAAGAGGAGAGACACTGAGCTGGAGCAGCTCTCCCACACTGaggaccacctccacctcctacaG ATTTACCCGTCCCTCTGCAGACCCCCACACACCAAGAACTGGACTGACGTCAGTGTTGGCCCTCATCTGAGTGTGGAGAGTCTGAGGAAATCACTGTCTCGGCTTCAGGAAGCTCTTAATGAGGAGATGGAGAAGGCTGTTGTAATTG AACTGAAGAGGATTCAGCAACATacag TGGACGTGACTTTGGCTGCTGATACAGCAAATCCCTACCTGGTCCTGTCAAACGACGGTAAACAGGTCACCTGTGGAGACAGAGAACGGAACGTCTCTGACAACCCAGAGAGGTTTGATCGTTGTCCCTGTGTGCTGGGACAGGAGGGGTTCTCCTCCGGAAGATGTTACTATGAGGTGCAGGTCAGAGGGAAGACTGACTGGGATTTAGGAGTGATTAGACAGTCCAGTCACAGGAAAGGGATGATTACCGCCAGCCCTAAGGACGGTTACTGGATGGTGTTTTTGAGAAATGGGACTGAATACGCTACTGTGGACTCTTCCTTAGTCCGTCTCTCCTTGAAGCAGGCTCCCCAGAAGGTGGGGGTGTTTGTGGATTATGAAGAGGGTCTGGTCTCCTTCTATGATGTTGGGACAAGGTCTCATATCTACTCTTTCACTGGTcagtctttcactgagaaactctATCCATTATTCAGCCCTTATCTCAGTTATGGAGGTAGAAACTCAGCTCCACTGATCATCACACCTGTTCAACTTTAG
- the LOC140561920 gene encoding E3 ubiquitin-protein ligase TRIM39-like, giving the protein MISVFPQSVMASSSSVLSEDQLLCSICLDVFTDPVSTACGHNFCMVCLRECWDSSSHCQCPVCKREFLQRPELSVNMFISGLAAQFKSSVQVKSSRAPEKRPSKPKKVLCVYCSEEKLEAVKSCLDCGLSYCNTHLMPHQTVAKLKKHKLMDPVENLEDYICQKHERPLELFCRDDQTCVCQFCTETDHKTHSTVPIKEESGEKKTQLEKTQAEVQQMIQERLEKIEEIRLSVEINKKSTEKERADSVEVFRALLRCIERSQAELLEVMEEKQKAAERQAEEFIKELEQEITELKRRDTELEQLSHTEDHLHLLQIYPSLCRPPHTKNWTDVSVDPHLSVESLRRALSQLQGDLSEEMEKVPEIKLRRIQQHAVDVTLDPDTAHPELLLSDDGKQVTCGDKRQNVPDHPERFNRCVCVLGKEGFSSGRFYYEVQVRGKTQWLLGVTRESSNRKGQITPSPEDGYWTLLLRNETQYRAAASPSVPLSLKQAPQKVGVFVDYEEGLVSFYDVETRSHIYSFTGKSFTEKLYPFFCPSLCYRGKNSAPLIITPVQL; this is encoded by the exons ATGATTTCTGTGTTTCCTCAGTCAGTCATGGCTTCCTCCAGCAGTGTCCTGTCTGAAGATCAGCTCCTGTGCTCGATCTGTCTGGATGTGTTCACTGATCCAGTCTCTACTGCATGTGGACACAACTTCTGCATGGTGTGTCTCAGAGAGTGCTGGGACAGCAGCTCACACTGCCAGTGTCCAGTCTGTAAGAGAGAATTCCTTCAAAGACCTGAACTGTCTGTGAACATGTTCATCTCTGGACTGGCTGCTCAGTTCAAGAGCTCAGTTCAGGTGAAgtccagcagagctccagagaaACGTCCCTCCAAACCTAAGAAGGTGCTGTGTGTCTACTGCAGTGAGGAGAAGCTGGAGGCTGTGAAGTCCTGTCTGGACTGTGGGCTCTCTTACTGTAACACTCATCTGATGCCTCATCAAACTGTAGCTAAACTCAAGAAACACAAGCTGATGGATCCTGTGGAGAACCTGGAGGACTACATCTGCCAGAAACATGAGAGACCCCTGGAGCTGTTCTGTAGAGACGACCagacgtgtgtgtgtcagttctGCACTGAGACAGACCACAAGACCCACAGCACTGTTCCTATAAAGGAGGAGAGTGGAGAGAAGAAG ACTCAGCTGGAGAAGACACAGGCAGAAGTTCAGCAGATGATCCAGGAGCGACTGGAGAAGATTGAGGAGATCAGGCTCTCTGTAGAGATCAATAAA AAAAgcacagagaaggagagagcagACAGTGTGGAGGTCTTCAGAGCTCTGCTGCGCTGCATTGAGAGAAGCCAGGCTGAGCTGCTGGAGGTGATGGAGGAGAAGCAGAAAGCAGCAGAGAGGCAGGCTGAAGAGTTCATTAAAGAGCTGGAGCAGGAAATCACTGAGCTAAAGAGGAGAGACACTGAGCTGGAGCAGCTCTCCCACACTGaggaccacctccacctcctgcaG ATTTACCCGTCCCTCTGCAGACCCCCACACACCAAGAACTGGACTGACGTCAGCGTTGACCCTCATCTGAGTGTGGAGAGTCTGAGGAGAGCTCTGTCTCAGCTTCAGGGAGATCTCAGTGAGGAGATGGAGAAGGTTCCTGAGATCA AACTGAGGAGAATTCAGCAGCATGCAG TGGACGTGACTCTGGATCCTGATACAGCTCATCCTGAACTCCTCCTGTCTGATGATGGGAAACAGGTCACATGTGGAGACAAACGACAGAATGTTCCTGATCATCCAGAGAGGTTTAATCGTTGTGTCTGTGTGCTGGGGAAAGAGGGGTTCTCCTCAGGGAGATTTTACTATGAGGTGCAGGTCAGAGGGAAGACTCAGTGGCTTTTAGGAGTGACCAGAGAGTCCAGCAACAGGAAGGGACAGATTACACCTAGCCCTGAGGATGGATACTGGACATTATTACTGAGGAATGAGACTCAGTATAGAGCAGCAGCCAGTCCATCTGTCCCCCTCTCCTTGAAGCAGGCTCCCCAGAAGGTGGGGGTGTTTGTGGATTATGAGGAGGGTCTGGTCTCCTTCTATGATGTTGAGACCAGATCTCATATCTACTCTTTCACTGGTAAGTCTTTCACTGAGAAGCTCTATCCGTTCTTTTGTCCCAGTCTCTGTTATAGAGGTAAAAACTCAGCTCCACTGATCATCACACCTGTCCAACTTTAG
- the LOC140561919 gene encoding E3 ubiquitin-protein ligase TRIM21-like, giving the protein MSSSSSLLSEDQLLCSICLDVFTDPVSTPCGHNFCMVCLRECWDSSSHCQCPVCETKFSSRPELHVNTLISGLAAQFSKSVQVKSSRAPENTEVFCDCCEEKRAALKTCLICMASYCNIHLKPHQKIALFKKHKLMDPVENLEEYICQKHERPLELFCRDDQTCVCQFCTEGDHKTHSTVPIEEEIHVKKTVLRETQAEVQQMIQERLEKIEEIRLSVELNKKSTEKEKADSVEVFRALLRCIERSQAELLEVMEEKQKAAERQAEEFIKELEQEITELKRRDTELEQLSHTEDHLHLLQIYPSLCRPPHTKNWTDVSVDPHLSVESLRRALSQLQEDLSEMEKVPAIKLKRIQQYAVDVTLDPDTANPFLILSDDGKQVTCGDTRQNLPDNPERFDYAHSLLGKEGFSSGRFYYEVQVRGKTTWALGVTRESSNRKGTIMLSLENGYWTVFLRNESELLAVDSPTVPLSLKQAPQKVGVFVDYEEGLVSFYDVEDRSHIYSFTGQSFTGRLYPYFRTGFNYAGLNSAPLVITPVQHY; this is encoded by the exons ATGTCTTCCTCCAGCAGTCTCCTGTCTGAAGATCAGCTCCTGTGCTCGATCTGTCTGGATGTGTTCACTGATCCAGTCTCTACTCCATGTGGACACAACTTCTGCATGGTGTGTCTCAGAGAGTGCTGGGACAGCAGCTCACACTGCCAGTGTCCAGTCTGTGAGACCAAATTTTCCAGTAGGCCTGAGCTCCATGTGAACACACTGATCTCTGGACTGGCTGCTCAGTTCAGTAAGTCAGTTCAGGTGAAgtccagcagagctccagagaacactgaGGTCTTCTGTGACTGCTGTGAAGAGAAACGTGCAGCCCTGAAGACATGTCTGATCTGCATGGCCTCCTACTGCAACATTCACCTGAAACCTCATCAAAAAATTGCTTTATTCAAGAAACACAAGCTGATGGATCCTGTGGAGAACCTGGAGGAATACATCTGCCAGAAACATGAGAGACCCCTGGAGCTGTTCTGTAGAGACGACCagacgtgtgtgtgtcagttctGCACTGAGGGAGACCACAAGACTCACAGCACTGTTCCTATAGAGGAGGAGATTCATGTGAAGAAG ACTGTTTTgagagaaacacaggcagaagtTCAGCAGATGATCCAGGAGCGACTGGAGAAGATTGAGGAGATCAGGCTCTCTGTAGAGCTCAATAAA AAAAgcacagagaaggagaaagcaGACAGTGTGGAGGTCTTCAGAGCTCTGCTGCGCTGCATTGAGAGAAGCCAGGCTGAGCTGCTGGAGGTGATGGAGGAGAAGCAGAAAGCAGCAGAGAGGCAGGCTGAAGAGTTCATTAAAGAGCTGGAGCAGGAAATCACTGAGCTAAAGAGGAGAGACACTGAGCTGGAGCAGCTCTCCCACACTGaggaccacctccacctcctacaG ATTTACCCGTCCCTCTGCAGACCCCCACACACCAAGAACTGGACTGACGTCAGTGTTGACCCTCATCTGAGTGTGGAGAGTCTGAGGAGAGCTCTGTCTCAGCTTCAGGAAGATCTCAGTGAGATGGAGAAGGTTCCTGCGATCA AACTGAAGAGGATTCAGCAGTATGCAG tggacGTGACTCTGGATCCTGATACAGCAAATCCCTTCCTCATCCTGTCTGATGATGGGAAACAGGTCACATGTGGAGACACACGACAGAACCTCCCTGACAACCCAGAGAGGTTTGATTATGCTCACAGTTTGCTGGGAAAGGAGGGCTTCTCCTCAGGGAGATTTTACTATGAGGTGCAGGTCAGAGGGAAGACAACGTGGGCATTAGGAGTGACCAGAGAGTCCAGCAACAGAAAGGGAACAATTATGCTGAGCCTTGAGAATGGATACTGGACAGTGTTTCTGAGGAATGAGAGTGAATTATTGGCTGTTGATTCTCCTACTGTTCCTCTGTCCTTGAAGCAGGCTCCCCAGAAGGTGGGGGTGTTTGTGGATTATGAGGAGGGTCTGGTCTCCTTCTATGATGTTGAGGACAGATCTCATATCTACTCTTTCACTGGTCAGTCTTTCACTGGGAGACTTTATCCATACTTCAGGACAGGTTTCAATTATGCAGGTTTAAACTCAGCTCCACTGGTCATCACACCTGTTCAACATTATTAA